The sequence TGATTCATTTTTGCTCCACTAGTTTCGATGGCTTTTGAGCTACATTCCCAAATATTTCCCACCTTGATCCTGAACCCCATTACAACCCTTGAAAAGTCCTTATGATTTATGTTATGCATGTGATCCTAGTGGTGGAGAATGAGAAGATATGCAAGCCTATGGTAGATCATTTCCATTGGAATGAATTTGAGTGAAACACATACCCTTCAAACACATGAGAGTTGAGTGTTTATTTTTGTGAGGGTCTACATATTTAGTTTACTCCATCTTAAAGTGAAAATGCTTACTAAGTAATTGTAAGTTGTTTAAGAATGCTTGTTCATGATATGTTATGAGTTTTGAAGAGCTTGGTCGTTCTTCACTGATGGTGTTGCAACCTTGGTGTTTTTGGGAAAGTGAATTTGAGTTTTGCCCGAGGATGAGCAAAAGTTAAGTGTGGGGgaatttgatgagaatgcaaattgtcatatttttctcccttaatgtttattcttttatatttatttggtgcctaaatgtactcattattcttatattttgatttaggatgcaaatggaggtgttaagtgcaaaacgtagctaattggACGATTCTGGACAGCTTTGACATTGCTTCGTAATCTaggcataactctctcatccgAGCTctgattgagatgattcaagattCTATGGAACTCCAAGACaaagctctacaactttcatgCTTTGCGTTTTGAGAGATACGAGTTTCATCAAGGTCGAAATCCGGCTTGAATTTGCTGCACCTGCATTGCTGACGTTCTagaatgttcctttgcctgcAATTCTAATATGCAGATCTGATGGGGTTTATTTTCAGAAGCTTCCAAATCTGGTGTACGAAATTTCcagctgaaaaacaccactttcctagttatattaggactttgttttatttttaatatttttccttaattagttagatttggatattattattgagaatatttttaggagattttgtaggcttgggaaagggggaattaacgtgtaaaagggggaggagaaatcaaaattggacacacacgcctctctctcccctcttctctgattttctcctttgagttttcatcatggccctacTTGACTAAActttttatacttggtcgaaggaaactgaagcctgggaatcaataaaactatgagatctaatttgtttttattgttcaatttatgttttgaatatcagatgttcttctgtgcctattttcatgattgtctcgtttaattactaggaggcctactagtttattgttcgttgcaatctactgctaggttagatatcaaatccgtaattgtttgatctctctaacttgtgaagcaaccaagatttaatgatttgttgCGTTAGAAATTATAAGATCTTAGGAAGAAAGCTtgactaaattaaatacaaccacttgtgtttgtgttgtttagtttcattgAACTCTCTAATTTTTAAggctgctactagattaaacctttagcgcttgtcttaggttgtttagtagttaagGTTCATTATATCGCTTGTTTTCTGATTAACCacgactaaggagagataggaaatAGTTTCAacggtgaatattcaaagtgtgaattgatatatacttgcatcgatgATCCGTTGTAAAATTtcgatggtggatgttgactttgaccaaggtttgttcttttgattaatttcgatactttaatttaaattgttccttagttgttgtttttttctttaaattgttttcattatactccacccccccccctccttgttcacgtagaataaaactaggctagatactctcTGTGCGAACGATCCTTACTcgcactactacatatatttttaggagtataggttttatttttggttgcctgAGACAGCACACTATGGTGCAAGATGGGAAGACAGCtaaatggatttttcttttgtcaaaattttatatctGATATATGACTTAGAAGTTTGAAAAGGGAAGAGCAATTGCCAATCACTTAGCCCATTGTTCACTCGAAGAAGTCTAAGATTTCCAAAGGGGACTTTTTGGATGAGGATATCATGGGGATTGAATTAGAACcatggaagatgtattttgATGGAGCAAGTAATCAGAATGGAAGTGGCATTGGAGTTCTCCTAATTTCTCCAAAAGGGACACACATGTCATTCTCTGGTAGGCTCAACTTCTCTGCCACTAATAACGCCACTGAATATGAAGCTTGCATTATGGAATTACAAGTAGCCCTTAGTCTTGGAGTAGAAGAGTTGGAAGTGTATGGTGACTCAGCCTTGATAATTTCTCAGATTCAAAACAGGTGGAAGATTAAGGAAGAACAGCTAGTGCCTTATCATGAATGTCTTCAGAAATTGATATCTAAGTTTGGAAAGATTCAATACCAGTATGTGCCAAGAATGCAGAATCAAATTGCAAATTCTTTAGCAATAATGGCATCCATGATGGATAGGCCCAAAGAAGACCAAGCTCGACTAAAAGTGgtagaacaaaaagaagagtCAGCTTATTGCAAGTCAATAGAAGGAGACGAAGAAATAAGTGGGGAGGATGAATGGTATTCAGACATCTTACAATACCTCAAGGATGGGACATACCCAAAATTTGCGGATAAGAATGACCAATTGACTATCAGAAGGTTGTCCACTAATTACACTATTTGTGGTGAAAGGCTGTATATAAGGTCGTATGATAGAATTCATCTCCTTTGTGTGATTGACATGAAAGCACAGAAAATAATGGAGGAGGTCCATAAGTCAAATTATAGGCAACATATGAATGCACACATGTTGTCACGGAAGATAATGGGACAGGGTTATTATTGGACTACTATGGAAGCAGATTGTGCGACTCATGTTCAAAAATGTCACTAGTGCTAAGTCCATGGAGATTTGAAGCACATGCTGCCAATGCCATTACATAACATGAGCTTACCCTGGAAGTTCTCTACATAGGGGTAGACATTATTGGGAGAATTCACCCAACAACATCAAATGGTCATGAATTCATATTGGTAGCTATTGATTACTTCAttaaatgggtggaagctgccTCGTATAGGGTGTTGAACTCGAAGAAAGTTGCTCAATTTATTCAGACTAATATCATCTGCCAATATGGGGTACCACGTGAAATTATCTCTAGATAACGAGCTGCAGTTTAAGGGAGAAATGGCAAAGCTACTTCAAGAGTTCAATATCCAGCACCACAAATCATCACCCTACTTTCCTCCAATGAATGTTGCAGTTGAGGCTGCAAATAAGAACATAGGGCGAATTTTGAAGAAAAGCAACAAGAACTACAAGGATTGGCATTTACAATTACCCTATGCACTTTAGGGGTATAGGACATCAATTCGGTCATCCATAGGAGCCACTCCTTATTCGTTGATGTATTGGATGGAGGTAGTCCTTCCCATTGAGATGGGTGTTCCTTCGTTGAGAATAGTGTTGGAGAGTGAAATCTCCAAAGTAGATTTGTTACAGAGTAGGTATGACCAGTGCATGATGGATGAGAAGAGGCTTAAGGCCTAGTATCACATTCAAGGTTATCAGAAGAGACATAGAAAAGCCTTTGACAAAAAGGCGAGAGTTAGAGATTTAAAGATAGGAGATCTAGTGTTGAAGGAGATTTGAGCCCCTattcaagaaacaaatgggAAATTTAAGCAGAATTGGGTAGGTCTATATATCATCAAGCAGATATACTCTGGGGAGCAATAAGGTTGATGGACTTAGATGCAAACTCTTTCACTGAACCAAGTAATATGGATCAATTGAAGAAATACCACGTCTGAGGTGGTAGTCTGAAGAATGGCCACGTCTGAAGTGGTTGTAGATTatgtcattttctttcttaggtttggcaaaaaagaaaatggcttgctaggttgaaaacttgaaagggCGGCCTTGGCAAAaacttaaggaaaaaaaatggtagattgTAAACCCAAAAGGGCAATCTAtgcaaaaagaaagtaaaaaaaaaaagtgaaagagcCTGCTAGGTTAAAAACCCAAAAGAGCGGCCTAGGAAAAAATTAAGGCTAAAAAATGGTAGATTGAAAATCTGAAAGGGCGatctatgcaaaaaaaaaaaaaaaagtgtgagaGAGCCTGCTAGGTTGAAAATCTGAAAGGGCGGCCTAgacaaaaattaaggaaaataaaatgaactacATGATGACCTAATCCTTCTACCAAGGAGGTACTTAGGCAACCATATATTGGTCCGGTCACAACTTACCCAAACCCACCATTCACCCATCAAGAGAATTTTTGCCAAGATTCAATCATTCCATTAACACCAACCATGCCATTACATAAACCTTAAACCCAAACATAAACTCTAAACATCCTTTGAAAAAACCAAACTGTAAATGAAGCAAAACCTAAACAGAACCCTAAAACTGAAAGTCCTAAATAATTCCtaaatgttaggacatatatggaacttgttagagacatatgttatgtaaattggctaatcctttgacaaaacacactttacttgtaattgggtagatctaagacgggtttagtacttcaagaaacaagagttcaagtttaacattgaagccatgcaaatctgtccaagaaacaagtgaagtgttgttcattaaagcttgatagATAGCTCAACAAAacatatctatcgaggtttaatacTGATACTCGACAACAACTTGACAGAAACAGTATCTATCCAAAatacgaaattcagatttctagatctaatttcatgcatatccatgtgtatttgtgtagggtttcttttctcataaccctagacatatatataaggattattttaaggggcGTCAAAGGCGATGCAAggtgatgcaacttgatgcaaagtcatTGTGCATGGAAATTGTGACTAGAGACAAAATTTGCtgtagttcatcatattctctctagaagTTACTACGTCTTTGCGCTAAGGGCTTtatgaccaaggagcttcctgatcttAATTGttagatgaactgaagaactttgcagccaacatcttcctcaagttagTGTGTTAGTCATATTTTGGGATCCGTgtatcattggttagtcatgtactgggattcgtgcattgaaaggagaggttgccattacattacaagtctaattggatattagggtaaggattcaactgtaggttggtattaggcattaggattccttttacttgtaagcgtttgttttgataatagtggattctcggtaGTGGTGACCTTTAATTCATCTGGTGAGGTTTTGCCTcagtggttttccccattcgtaaacaaatcacctgtgtcaaatttattttccactgcatttaacttagttagtgatttgtttatgctaccacgcttattgcatgtaatttaatctaattaattttacttggctaattaattgattaagttaccaaaggggtaatacattcttggcctatcaagaggtatcagagcaagcacactctgattaggtttaatctttgctgtgtgatccattgacctaTGTTGTCATGGCTACAAGTAGCATGAAAAGATCTTttatttcaaatacatcttgcttttctaatctctatttgattgagtgtttcaaaaatgcaagtctaaaagttatttgaaagtTATCTTGATAATTGTTGGAAAAGGTCTAAGTGTGACAAGAAAGAAACTAGATTGCCTCAAAATGAGAATGTGCAAGGGAGTTCGTTTGAGAAGGGTGAAAATCAAAGATTTTGTACATAAATGGTAGATGAAAGAGAAAACTATTCGTACCGATTTGTCAGGCAAACATGAAGTGTGCTTTATGATGAAGTCTGCATTTAAGGTAATGGACACATGTTTATGGTACCTTGACAGTGGGTGTTTATGACACATGACTGGAGACCATTCTTTCTTCAAGGTTTTcaagtctaagaaaggtggaaATGCCACTTTCGGTGATAGGAGCAAATCTCAAATAAAAGGGAAGGGAACTATCTCTCTACCTGAACTGCCAGACATTGCAAATGTGTTGTATGTAAAAGGTCTAAGAGTGAACTTGTTGAGCATAAGTCAGttatgtgatcaagacttcatggtgTTGTTCACAAAAGGGAAATGCCTTATGTTAAATGAGTTTGGGAAGAAACTCATAAGTGAAGAATAATTGCTATGGATTGGTACCTAatgctgatattgtgtgcaatagtATTCGGTTGCCAAATGAAGACTtatggcaccaaaggatggGACATGCTAGCTACAAACATCTGTCAGttgtatctaagcatgaatcaGTGTTAGGAATACCAAAGCTCAGTAAGGTTAGCAATGTTGTGTGTGGACCGTGTCAGCTTGGGAAACAGAAAAAAGCAAAACATCCAGGCACTTAGACATCAACTAAATCTAGACCTTTGGAGCTACTACATTTGGATCTCATAGGTCCAACTAGAACCAAGTCTCTTGGaggaaagagatacatcatggttgtggtacATGATTTCACCAGGTATACTTGGGTCATTCTTCTAAGATCCAAGTCAGATGCTCCTAAGCACATTGAAGCCTTGTGTACAAGATTGCAAAATGAGAAGAACTTCAAGATTGATCAAATTCACAGTGATCATGGTAAAGAATTTGAGAACTCATACATGGAATCCTTTTGCACTAGATCGAGTATATCTTAAGAATTCTCTACTCCTATTACTCCTTAGCAAAATGGTgtaatagaaagaaagaacaaagtCATTCAGGAGATGGCTAGAGCCATGTTGCACAACAAAGATGTGGTTAGAAATTTATGGGGAGAAGCAGTCAATACCGCATGTCATATGGTTAACAAGGTGTATTTCGGACCCGGCACAAAGAAGACTCCCTATGAATTGTGGAAGGGAAGAAAGCCAAATGtgaaatattttagaatttgaagtACTTGCTTCATCcttagagatagagagaatgtgggaaaATTTGACTCCCGAAGCGATGAAGTAATCT is a genomic window of Quercus lobata isolate SW786 chromosome 2, ValleyOak3.0 Primary Assembly, whole genome shotgun sequence containing:
- the LOC115964744 gene encoding uncharacterized protein LOC115964744, with amino-acid sequence MGIELEPWKMYFDGASNQNGSGIGVLLISPKGTHMSFSGRLNFSATNNATEYEACIMELQVALSLGVEELEVYGDSALIISQIQNRWKIKEEQLVPYHECLQKLISKFGKIQYQYVPRMQNQIANSLAIMASMMDRPKEDQARLKVVEQKEESAYCKSIEGDEEISGEDEWYSDILQYLKDGTYPKFADKNDQLTIRRLSTNYTICGERLYIRSYDRIHLLCVIDMKAQKIMEEVHKSNYRQHMNAHMLSRKIMGQGYYWTTMEADCATHVQKCH